The Deinococcus betulae region TCGCCACTGACGTTGTAGGCCACCACCGGCAGGTCAAACTCGCGCCTCAAGAGGCTCAGCACGTCCAGGTAGGCCAGGGCCGGCTTGACCATCAGGGTGTCGGCGCCCTGTTCGGCGTCCAGGCGGGCTTCGCGCAGCGCCTCACGGTGGCCGCCCGCCGGGTTCATCTGGTAGCCAGCGCGGTGCCCCACGCTGGGCGCACTGCCCGCCGCGTCCCGGAAAGGACCGTAGTAGGCGCTGGCGTACTTCACGGCGTAGCTCATGACGGGAATGTGGGCAAAGCCCGCCTCGTCCAGCGCGGCGCGAATGGCGGCCACCTGGCCGTCCATCATGGCACTGGGCGCCACCACGTCGGCCCCCGCCTGCGCCTGAGACACCGCCGTTTGTGCCAGCAGGGTCAGGCTGGCGTCGTTGTCTACCGTCCAGGCGTCGGCGCCGCTTAAGCCCGGCACCTCACACAGGGGGCCGCAGTGGCCGTGGTCGGTGTATTCACACAGGCAGGTGTCCGCGATGACTGTGACGCCTGGCACCTGCGCCTTGATGGCCCGCGTCACCCGCTGAATCACCCCCTCTTCGGCGTAAGCCTGGGTGCCCAGGGCGTCTTTGTGGTCCGGAATGCCGAACAGGATGACGCTGGGAATGCCCAGCGACAGGGCCTCCCGCGCCTGCTCCACGGCGCTGGCCACCGAGTGCCGGGACACACCGGGCATGGTCGCAATGGGCGTGACGTCCCCACGCTCATGGACGAACAGGGGAGAGATGAACTGAGAGGGGTGCAGCTGCACTTCCTGGGTCAGGGCGCGCAGGGCAGGCGTGCGGCGCAGGCGGCGGGGGCGGTCTTGCATGGCCTCACGCTAGCGCGGCCTGGCCGGGGCAAATGCAAACCCGCCCTGACCTCAGGCCAGAGCGGGTTCGGAGTGATGGGACAGCCTCTTTGCCCTACGCGCTGCCCAGCAGGCGGCGCACGGCAAAGCGGATGCGGCCCAGGCTGGCCACCTCGTCGAAGGCGGTCAGCAGAATCTGGTCGCCGTGGGGGGTCAGCAGTACGGGGCCGCCGTCCACATCCAGCAGCAGCTCCTGCCAGCCGCCGCTTTTCAGGTTGGTTTGCAAGCTGCCAATCACAGCGCGGCCAGCCGCCACCAGGGTCAGTTCGGGGCCGGTCTGCTCGTCACTCAGGCCCACTTTGGCGACCACCTGGCCGTCAGGGGCCACCAGCGCCGCGTGGCGCACGCCGCGCACCGACAACAGCTCACCAATCACGCGCCCTCCGGCCGGGGCAGGTTGGGCAGGTCCAGCACGATGCGGGCCAGCGTCTGCTGGGCGTTGCGGGTGTCGGTGCCGCGCGTCATGGCGGCCCCCAGAATAAAGTCGGCAATCGTGACTGCCACCACTTCAATGCGCTCGCTGGTAAAGGCGATGCGGGTGACCTCGCCCGCGCCCAGGCGGCGGCAAGTGCGGTCCATGCCGACCCGCAGGGCACTCAGTTCGGCGGCCAGCGCGTCGCCGCCGTCGCCGTGGCCTTCAATGGTCAGGCCGTCGGGGCCGACCAGGGCAGCGGCCACCACACCTGGCAGGGTCCGCAGAGGGTCAAGAATCACAGCGTGGCCTCCAGTTTGCGGGCGGTATCGCGGCCGTACAGCCGGGCCTGACCCAGGTTGCTGCGCCCGTCAATGGCCAGCAGCAGAAAGTAGTCGGTTTTGATGGGATGCAGGTACACCGCCAGACGCTCGCCCCGCAGGTACAGTTCACGGGTCTGCCCGCCGTTCAGCGTCACGTCGTAGGCGCTGCTGGCGGCGCGGAAGATGCCGGCGTGTTCGGCCACCATCAGGCTCAGGTCCAGGTCGGTGGTGCTGTGCCATTCAATCAGGAGGCCGTCTAAGCCAGCGAGAGCGGCGGCCCACGCGCCGTCCACGTCCTTCACAAGTTGGGAAAGGTGTTCGAGCATGCTGAGGACATCATAAGGGCCGGCGCCAGGCCAGGCACCGACACGCCCGGACAGCCCCGGTGGGGGCCACTGGGGGCACTGGCCCAGCTGGGCGCCGGGTCAGGGAGTTGCCAGCCGCTGCGCCAGCTGCCGCTGCTCGGCGAGGCTGAAGCCGTAGGCGTCCAGATAGGCGGCTGGGCTGCCCCAGATCTGGTCCAGATACGCCAGCGGGCGCAGGACAGCCTCCGGCGCGCTGGGCACGAAGGGCAGCAACCTGGTCCATTCCTCCGGCGTGCGGCGGGCCTGCTGGTCGGCGTAGAACTGGGTCAGGGCCAGGCCAGACGCCGCGTAATCTGCGCCAATCTGCTCTCTGGACAGGCCCGCCAGTTCGCCGCACAGGGCCGCCACCAGGCCTGTGCGGTCCTTGCCCGCGTGGCAGTGAATCAGCAGCAGCCCTTCAGGGGCGTCCAGGAGGGCACCCAGCACGGTCACCATCCCATTTGCGCCGTGTTCAAGCAGCGCCACACCGATGTCGGCGTTGCAGGGCGCGGCTGCGGTAAGGCAGCAGCGGCAGATTCAGGTAAGCCGGGTGGCCCAGAAACGGCGGCGGGTCCTGCCCCCGTTCAGCGCGGGTGCGGAGGTCCAGAATGCGGGCCACTCCCAACGCCAGCACGCCGCTTCTCCCCTGCCCACCCAGGCGGCTGAAGTTCCCGCTGCGGTACAGGCCGGGCAGGGTCTGGCGGAAGTTCAGGGCACCATCTGGCACAGGGGTCATGAGGCGTGACGATAGCTGGCCCCAGCCGCCGGGCGGGGTGGCCTGAATCCCGATATAGGCGCGGCTTTTAGGCTACAATAGGGCTATTGAGGGAGTCGGTTCTATTACGCCCCAGGCATAATTTCGTGATAGAATCTCTCCATTCCCGGAAAGGCCGGGCCTCACCATTCTGGCTGCCGGCTGACCCAGCTGCTGCAGCCGCCCTGACTGGAGCCACATGACTGGAATTCATCCTGTTGACATCACCAGCGAAGTCAAGACCAACTTCATCAACTACGCCATGAACGTGATCGTGGACCGTGCGCTCCCGGACGTGCGCGACGGTCTGAAGCCCGTGCAGCGCCGCATCATGTACGCGATGATGCTTGAAGGCCTGTACGCCAACCACAAGCACGCCAAGTCGGCGTCGGTGGTCGGCGAGGTCATGAAGAAGTACCACCCGCACGGCGACAGCAGCATCTACGACGCGATGGTGCGCCTGGGCCAGTGGTGGAACATGCGCTACCCGATGGTTCACCCGCAGGGCAACTTCGGGTCCATTGACGGCGATCCGCCCGCCGCCATGCGTTACACCGAAGCGCGCATGACCAAAGTGGCCGAGGAAGTTCTGGCCGACCTCGAAAAGAAGACGGTGGACCTCAAGCCCAACTACGACGAGACCACCGAGGAACCGTCGGTGCTGCCCAGCGCGGTGCCCAACCTCCTCATCAACGGCGCGTCGGGGATTGCCGTGGGCATGGCGACGAACATTCCGCCGCACAACCTCACCGAAATCTGCAATGGCCTGCTAGCGCTGATTGAGAACCCAAATATTGGCCTAGATGAGATGATGACCCACGTACAGGGGCCAGACTTCCCGACTGGCGGGCGCATTTCCAAAGCCGGCATCCGCGAGGCCTATACCACCGGGCACGGCGGCCTGAAGGTGCGCGGCAAGGCCCGCATTGACGAGAAAAACGGCCGCACGCAGATCATCATCTCGGAAATTCCCTATCAGGTGAACAAGACCAACCTGATTCAGACGATCAGCGCCATGTACAAGGCGGGCAAAATCCCGGACATCAGCGCCCTGCGCGACGAGTCGGACCGCAAGGACCCCGTGCGCATCGTGATTGACCTCAAGCGCGGCGCGATTCCCACACTGGTCCTGAATCAGCTGTACAAGTACACGCAGCTGCAAGGGACGTTTACCGTCATCAACCTCAGCATCGTGAACGGCGAGCCGCGCGTGCTGCCGCTGATTGACACCATGCAGTATTTCCTGGCCCACCGCCGGGACGTGGTGACGCGGCGCACCCAGTACGAGCTGGACAAGGCCCAGGAACGCGCCCACATCCTCGAAGGGCTCCTGAAGGCGCTGGACCACATTGACGAGGTCATCAGCCTCATCCGGGCCAGCAACACCGGCGCCGAGGCGCGCGACGCCCTGATGGCCCGCTTTGGCCTGACCGAAGTGCAGTCGCAGGCGATTCTGGACATGCGCCTGCAGCGGCTGGTGGGCCTGGAGCGCGAGAAGCTCCAGGGCGAGTACGACGAGCTGCAAAAGACGATTGCCTTCCTGCAGTCCATCCTGGGCGACGAGAAACTGCTGTGGCGCGAGATCAAGAAAGAAATCCGCCACATCCGCGACAGCTACGGCGACGAGCGGCGCAGCGCGATTA contains the following coding sequences:
- a CDS encoding roadblock/LC7 domain-containing protein, which codes for MLEHLSQLVKDVDGAWAAALAGLDGLLIEWHSTTDLDLSLMVAEHAGIFRAASSAYDVTLNGGQTRELYLRGERLAVYLHPIKTDYFLLLAIDGRSNLGQARLYGRDTARKLEATL
- a CDS encoding tyrosine-protein phosphatase, which codes for MLGALLDAPEGLLLIHCHAGKDRTGLVAALCGELAGLSREQIGADYAASGLALTQFYADQQARRTPEEWTRLLPFVPSAPEAVLRPLAYLDQIWGSPAAYLDAYGFSLAEQRQLAQRLATP
- a CDS encoding roadblock/LC7 domain-containing protein gives rise to the protein MIGELLSVRGVRHAALVAPDGQVVAKVGLSDEQTGPELTLVAAGRAVIGSLQTNLKSGGWQELLLDVDGGPVLLTPHGDQILLTAFDEVASLGRIRFAVRRLLGSA
- the hemB gene encoding porphobilinogen synthase; amino-acid sequence: MQDRPRRLRRTPALRALTQEVQLHPSQFISPLFVHERGDVTPIATMPGVSRHSVASAVEQAREALSLGIPSVILFGIPDHKDALGTQAYAEEGVIQRVTRAIKAQVPGVTVIADTCLCEYTDHGHCGPLCEVPGLSGADAWTVDNDASLTLLAQTAVSQAQAGADVVAPSAMMDGQVAAIRAALDEAGFAHIPVMSYAVKYASAYYGPFRDAAGSAPSVGHRAGYQMNPAGGHREALREARLDAEQGADTLMVKPALAYLDVLSLLRREFDLPVVAYNVSGEYALVKAAAQAGYMDERRTVLETLTGMRRAGADAIITYHALDAARWLQEEQVRL
- a CDS encoding tyrosine-protein phosphatase translates to MTPVPDGALNFRQTLPGLYRSGNFSRLGGQGRSGVLALGVARILDLRTRAERGQDPPPFLGHPAYLNLPLLPYRSRALQRRHRCGAA
- the gyrA gene encoding DNA gyrase subunit A, which produces MTGIHPVDITSEVKTNFINYAMNVIVDRALPDVRDGLKPVQRRIMYAMMLEGLYANHKHAKSASVVGEVMKKYHPHGDSSIYDAMVRLGQWWNMRYPMVHPQGNFGSIDGDPPAAMRYTEARMTKVAEEVLADLEKKTVDLKPNYDETTEEPSVLPSAVPNLLINGASGIAVGMATNIPPHNLTEICNGLLALIENPNIGLDEMMTHVQGPDFPTGGRISKAGIREAYTTGHGGLKVRGKARIDEKNGRTQIIISEIPYQVNKTNLIQTISAMYKAGKIPDISALRDESDRKDPVRIVIDLKRGAIPTLVLNQLYKYTQLQGTFTVINLSIVNGEPRVLPLIDTMQYFLAHRRDVVTRRTQYELDKAQERAHILEGLLKALDHIDEVISLIRASNTGAEARDALMARFGLTEVQSQAILDMRLQRLVGLEREKLQGEYDELQKTIAFLQSILGDEKLLWREIKKEIRHIRDSYGDERRSAITLLEEDISKEDLIAVEDMVITMTKAGYLKRTKLDAYRAQSRGGRGASGGKLREEDVNTRVFVGSTHDYLLFFTDAGRVFHEKIYDLPEAGRDAKGTHIRNLLPSLREDENIASVLSVGGFDETGCFIFATRKGIVKKTLITDYGNITSAGLIAINLQPGDELISVGIVQDGDHVVLATRNGKAMRFESSEVRDTGRATQGVIGIRLRDGEDDAVVSMALVPGSDVDSELLAVSECGLGKRTPVADYPAKGRGGMGVITLDVTDKTGKLMTLARVGGNEELMVLTEKGTVIRTRVEEVRVTGRNAQGVKVINIADKDSVISAFPIRREDDL
- a CDS encoding roadblock/LC7 domain-containing protein gives rise to the protein MILDPLRTLPGVVAAALVGPDGLTIEGHGDGGDALAAELSALRVGMDRTCRRLGAGEVTRIAFTSERIEVVAVTIADFILGAAMTRGTDTRNAQQTLARIVLDLPNLPRPEGA